The Massilia sp. KIM DNA window CGGGCTTGAGCACCACGCAGTTGCCGGCGGCCAGGGCCGGGGCCAGCTTCCATACCGCCATCAGGATCGGAAAGTTCCAGGGGATGATCTGGCCCACCACGCCCAGCGGCTCGTGGAAGTGGTAGGCGTAGGTCTCGTGGTCGATCTGGGCGATCGAGCCTTCTTGGGCGCGGATGGCGCCGGCAAAGTAGCGGAAGTGGTCGATCGCCAGCGGGATGTCGGCCGCCATGGTCTCGCGGATCGGCTTGCCGTTGTCAATGGTCTCGGCCGTGGCCAGCATCTGCAGGTTCTCTTCCATGCGGTCGGCGATCTTGTTCAGGATGCGCGCGCGCTCGGCCGGCGAGGTCTTGCCCCAGGCGTCCTTGGCGGCGTGGGCCGCGTCCAGCGCGATCTCGACGTCTTCCGCGGTGGAGCGCGCCACTTCGCAGAAGGGCTGGCCGGTGATCGGGGTGAGGTTCGGGAAGTACTCGCCCTTGCTCGGCGCGACGAAGCGCCCGCCGATGAAGTTGTCGTAGCGTTGCTTGAAGGGATTGGCGACGCCGAGTTTGCTGATGTCCGCGAGATTCATGTCGTCCTCTATGTCTGTCTGTGTTGATCGGGTTGTGTTGACCACGTTCTTCTTTTCGCAAGGGCCGTGCCAGCTGCCGGCATCACGGCGCGCCGCAGGGAAAGGCGGCGGCGCGGCGCATCGGGGGCTATGCTGGCGGCGGCTGTTTCTGGTACACCTGTCCCAGATTGGAACAGCTCAGCGGATCAGCACACCCCAGGGCAGCTCGCCGACGCCGATGTCGGCCACGCGACGCGCACTGGCGGTGTCGATCACCGAGACGCTGTCCGAACGCCCGTTGGCGACGTACAGGCGGGAGCCGTCGGGCGTGAGCGCCATGTTCCAGGGCCGCTTGCCGACCGGGATGGTGGCGGTCACCGTATTGGTGGCGGCGTCGACCACCATGACCGTCCCGTCCGCGCCGTTGGAGACGTAGACCTGGCGTCCGCTCGGGTGCACGGCGATCCCGGCCGTGTTCTTCCCGGCCGGGATTGCCGCCAAAGTCTTGCGCGCCTCCATGTCGATCACGTGGACCGCATTGGCCAGCTCGCAGGCCACGTAGGCACGGCTGCCGTCGGGGCTGAAGCCGATGCCGCGCGGGCGCAGCCCGACCGCGATCGAGCCCACCTGGCGGCGAGCGGCGACGTCGATCACGTCGACCTGTTCCGCATCCTCGGCGCTCACCAGCAGCCAGCGCCCGTCGGGGCTGAATACCGCATGCTCGGGGTTGCGTCCGGCGACCGGGATCTCGGCCAGCACCCGGCGGCTGGCGGCCTCGATCAGGGTCACGCTGTTGCCCTCTTCCACCGCCACCGCGAGGAGCTGTCCGTCGGCTGAGGCGCTGACGCCCTCCGGCGACTTGCCCAGCGCGACGGTGCCGAGGACGGTGCCGGCGTCGGCGTCCAGCGCCAGCAGCACGCTGCTGCCGGCGTCGGTGACGTAGAGCGTGCGCCCGGCCGGGTCGGCGGCGATGCCGCGCGGACGCTTGCCGGCCGCGATGTCGCGAACCACAACGCCGCTCGCGGTGTCGATCACGCTGAGCGTGGCCGATTTCTCGTTCGGGACGTAGGCCAGCGGGGAGGCCAGGGCGCCGGCGGAGAGCAGGCTGGCGATAAGCAGGCAGGTGCGTGCGGGGGACATGTTCGACCTTTCACAGGGAGCACCCGAGGGTGCGATACGTAAGGAAATGCAAGCCGCGTGCCACACGCGTGCGCACGCGTTGTCGACATGGCAGGTATATTGCTTGGTTGAGTGGTAGCGCCCGGTCCCAGGGTGCGCTATCGAACGATTGGAGACTTCATGAAGCATGCAGATTTTCGCGGCAGGCTGCGCCCGACGGCGCTGGCGGCCGCCCTGTGTTCCGCCGGCCTGTGCTGGCCACTGGCGGCCAGCGCCGACGAGCCCGCGGGACCGATGAGCGTGGTGGTGGTCAGCGGCACCCGCGCCGAGCAAGCCAGTTTCGACCTGCCGGCCGCGATCGACGTGGTCGACGCCAGCCAGATCCGCGACACCCAGCCGCGCGTGAACGCGTCCGAGGCGCTGGTGGCCGTCCCCGGCCTGGTGGCGCGCGACCGCCAGAACTACGCGCAAGACCTGCAGATCTCGTCGCGCGGCTTCGGCGCCCGCTCCGCCTTCGGCGTGCGCGGCGTGCGCCTGGTGGCGGACGGCATCCCGGCCACCATGCCCGACGGCCAGGGCCAGGCCGCGACCTTCAACCTCGACATGGCCGAGCGCATCGAAGTGCTGCGCGGTCCCTTCTCCACCCTGTACGGCAACCATTCGGGCGGCGTGGTGCAGCTCTTCACCCGCGATCCCAAGGGCCCGCCGGCCGTGGAGGCCAGTTTCGCCGCCGGAAGCGACGGCCTGCGCAAGACCGACGTCAACGCGGCCGGCCGCAGCGGCGGCGTCGGCTACCTGCTCGACGCCTCGCGCTTCGAGACCGACGGCTACCGCGACCACAGCGCCGCCACGCGCGAGCAGGCCTATGCCAAGCTGGTGGTGGAACCGTCCGGCACCAGCCGGCTGGTGATCACCGCCAGCGGCCTGCGCCAGGACGACACCCAGGACCCGCTGGGCGTCACCTGGGCCACCTGGCAGGCCGACCCGCGCGCCGGCGAAATCGACAGCACCGACACCCAGACCCCGCGCCGCACCTTCGCCGAGCGCTACGACACCCGCAAGAGCATCGACCACCAGCAGGCCGGCCTCACCTGGGAAAGCCGCTTCGGGCCCGACCGCCTGCAGCTCACCGCCTGGGGCGGCAACCGTCGCGTGATCCAGTACCAGTCCTTCTCGCGCGCCTTCCAGGCGCCGGCCAGCCATTCCGGCGGCGTGATCGACTTCGACCGCGATTTCTACGGCGTGGACGGCAACTGGCGCATGGTGCGCGAGATTGGCGGGGGCGTCCTGCGCGCCACGCTGGGCCTCGAGTTCGCCCGTTCGCGCGATGCGCGCCAGGGCTTCGAGAACTTCGTCGGCAACAGCTTCGGCGTCAAGGGGCGCCTGCGCCGCGACGAGAAGAACGAGGTGGAAAGCCTCGACCCCTACGCCCAGCTCGAATGGGAGCGCGGCCCCTGGGTGCTGACCGGCGGCCTGCGCCACAGCCGCGTCAAGTTCGACGTCACCGACAACTACCTCTCCAACGGCAACGACAGCGGCGGCGTCGACTACCGTCACACCACCCCGCTGGTGGGGGTGCTGTACAAGGTGTCGCCAACCCTCAACGTCTACGCCAGCGCGGCGCGCGGCTTCGAGACCCCGACCCTGAACGAGGCCTTCTACTCGGGCACAGGCGGCGGATTCAACTTCCGCCTGGCGCCAGCGATCGGCAAGCACCTTGAAGCAGGCGTGAAGGCGATGCTGCTTGAAAAGGTGCGCGTCAATGCGGCCCTGTTCCAGGTGCGCACGAGCGACGAGCTGGTGGTCGACGCTTCCTCGGGAGGCCGCACCAGCTACCGCAACGCCAGCGCCACCCTGCGCCGCGGCGCCGAGGTCTCGCTCGACGCCGACCTGGGCGCCGGCTGGAACGCCCGCATGGCCATGAGCGCCCTGCACGCGGTCTACGACGAAGCCTTCGGCGCGGTGCGCGAAGGCAGCCGCCTGCCGGGCGTGCCCAAGACCAGCTTCTACGGGGAGCTGGGCTGGAAGGAGGCGGCCGGCCGCTTCGGCGCGGCGCTGGAGACCATCGCCAACAGCCGCGTGTATGCCGAAGACACCAATACCGCCACGCCGGCGCCGGGCTACGGCATCGTCAACCTGCGCGCACAGGCCAGCCAGCAACTGGGCGGCTGGAAGCTGCGCCAGTTCGCGCGCCTGAACAACGTCTTCGACCGCGACTACGTGGGCTCGGTGATCGTCGGCGAGACCAACCGCCGCTATTACGAAGCGGCGCCCGGCCGCAACTGGATCCTGGGCGTGAGCGCCCAGTACCAGTTCAACTAGAAGCGGTAGCGCAGCCCGGCCGCCAGCGTGCGCGGCGCGCCGGGCGCCACGAAGCGCGCAGGCTCGGCCTCGCCAGCCCCGTCGCCCGGCTGGCGCAGGCGGCCTTCCGGGAACAGGTCGACCGCCAGCGCGCCAAAGGTCTCGTAGCGCCGGTCGAGCGCGTTGCTCACGCGCGCGAACACTTCCCAGCGGGGCGCCGGACGCCAGCGCGCATGCAGGTGCAGCAGCGCATGGCCGCCGATGCGCCAGTCCCCCGCCTCGCCTTCATCCTCGACCAGGCCATCCTCGTTGCCCTGGCTGACCATGCGCGAGACCGCGCGCAGCTCGGCGCCGAGTTCAAGCCCGGGCCGCGCATCCCAGTCGAGCTGCAGGCGCAGCGTGTGGCGCGGCAGGCCGGCGATGCGGGTGCCGCGCTCCACCTCCACGCTGCGCACCCCGGTGAACAGCACGCCCGCCGCGCCGTAGGTGGCGTCGAGGAAGCTGTAACCCGCCTGGGCGCGCAGGCCGCCGCGTTGAAGCAACCAGTTCAGCTCCGCCCCTTGATGGCGGGTGCGGGAAAAGTTGGAGAAGTAGCCGGCGCGCGAGGCGCCGGCGCGGCCGAACAGGATGTCGTCGCGGCTCACGGTGCGGAACAAGGCCGCGCTGAAGCCTTCCGCGCGCACGCCCGCCTCCACGGTGCGCGCCACCACCTGCTTCAGGTAAGGGTCGGACTGCAGTCCCACCGGCAGCCGGCAGGGCTCGGCCGGGTCGGCGCATCCGAGCTCGATCACGGTCGGCACGCGGTTGCTCTGGGCGGCGTTGGCGAACCAGGTGAGAGCCCCGCGCGTGTGGGTGATGCCGAGCGCCGGGTTCAGGCGCGTGTAGCGGAAGGATTCGTGGGGTTTCGGGCCATCCACCGTCACCAAAGTATTGCCGACGCTGGCGCGGTTGTAGCGCAGCGAGGCGGTCAGGTTGGTGGTGGCGCCCACCGACAGGGTGGCCCCTGCATAGACGCTGGTGGCGCGCGCGCTGCCGGTGACCGAGGAATCGGCCTCCCTTTCCTCGTCCGGGTCGCCAACGACGCCGCGCGTGGGCGTGAAGAAGGCTTCCTGCTCGTACTGCGCGAAGCTGACCCGGCTGCGGTCGACCGTGAGGCCGGCGTTGAGCAGGTGCCGGTTCAGGCGCTTGTGGAAGTTCAGGCTGGCGCCGCGGCTGCGCTGGCGCGTGCTGGTCGTGTTCAGGCTGGCCGGGTGCGGTACCTCGTCGTCATCCAACGCACACGCGCCCGGTTCGGCGGCGCAGTCCTCGACCAGATCGGCGTAGTCGTCGTCGATGTCGCCCCCTACTGTGTCGCGCCGGCTGTCGCGCAGGTAGGCGCCGGCATGCAATTCGCTGCCCGGGGCGAACCGGTGGGTGAGCGTCAGCATGCCCTGGGACAGGCGTGTGCGGCTGCGGTCGGGGTGGGTGTAGACGGCGCGTCGGTCGCTCTCGTACAGCCCCTGCGGCAGAAGGCCGTTGCCGAGCAGCCGGCTGCGCCCGCCCAGCACCGTGGCGCTCCAGTCGGTGTACTTCCCTTCCCGCCCCAGCTTCACGAGCAGGTTGCCGAGCCGCCCCGCCGAATGGGCGCGCCAGCCGTCTTCTTCGAACAGGGTGGCGGCCGCGAACTGGTGCCAGCCCTCGCGCCGGAAGCCGTAGGCCAGGTCGGCGCGGCGCCGGCCGTGGCGGCCGATCGACACGGCCAGGTCGCCGCCGGGATCAATCAACCCGGAGCGGGTTTCCAGCGCGAGCGCGCCCCCCAGGGTGTTCAGGCCATACAAGGGATTGGATCCCGCCACCACCGAGACGCGCGCCAGCGCCGCTTCCGGAATCATGTCCCAGTTGACCACGTCGCCGAAGGGTTCGTTGACACGCACGCCGTCGAGGTAGACCGACAGGCCCTGGGCGGTGCCCAGCAGTGGCGAGGCGCGAAACCCACGGTAGCTCAGGTCGAGCAGGAAGGGGCTGCCTGCGATCTCGTTGACCGTGACGCCATTGAGCTTGCGCGTGATGGTCTCGGCCAGGTTGCCGCCCTGGGCGTCGCGCAGGTCGGCGCGGTCGAGCACCTGCACCGCGTGGGGCAGGCGGTCGGCCTCGATGCCGGCCTGGCCGAAGGGCAGCGCGGCCACCACGTCGACCCGGGCCATCGCCATGCCCTCGGGTTGGGGCGCCGCCGCCGCGCCTTGCATCGCCAGCCAGACGCAGGCCGGGACGGCTGCCCGCCCCAGCCTGCGAAGCGCGCTCACGGCCGCACCTGCTGCACGCCGTGCCGCGCGAACAGGGCCCTCAGCTCGCCGCTGGCGGCCAGTTCGTTGAGCGCGGCCTGCAGCCGCAGCGCGAGGTCTTCGTCATCCTTGCGCACCGCCATCCCGACCGCCCAGCCTGAGCGCGGCATGCGCTGGAAGCTGAGGTCTTCCAGCGGGAAGGCGGGGTCGCCGCGGAGCGCCGCCTCGGCCTCGGAGCGCTTGGCCAGGACGGCGTCGAGCTGGCCCGCCTTGAGCGCGGCGAGCGCTTCGAGCGCCGAGGGATAGATGCGGACCTGCTCGCGGAAGCGCCCTTCTCCCTCGCCCAGCATCAGCATGCCGGCGATCGAGACCTTCTCGACGCCGATGCGCTTGCCGGCCAGGGAGTCGATGCCCTGGAACTGCGGTATGGCCGCCGCGCTGCGCGCCAGGCGCAGGGTCTCCACGTAGTAGGGCGCGAAGATCCGAACCTGCGGGTTGTCGCTCATCAGCCGGTTATCGACCGGCACGTGCAGCATCACGTCGGCCGGGCCGTAGCCCAGGTAATGCCCTTTCCAGACCATGTTGCGCAGGTCGTCGGCCACTTCCTCGTCGGCCGGGAAAGGCATCAGGTTCAGGCTCAGCCCCAGCCTGGCGGCGAGCGCGCCGGCAAGGTCGACGTCGATGCCCGCCCCCTTGTCTGAGAACGGGGCGAATTCGTTGTACACGGCCACTTTCAGCGCGCCGGACTCCCGGATCTTGTCCCAGTCGGCGCGGGCGGGCGCTGCGCCGCCCAGTGCGATGGCGGCGCAGGCCAGCAGCGCCTGGCGCCGGCTCACGGAGTGCTTGCTCATGTGAAGCCTCGTCGGGGAGGGTTTAATTGGATTCGCGGCGCGATTCGAGGTAGGTCTTGATCGCCCACATCGCTTCCTGGTTGAACACGCCCTCGAACGGCGGCATGTAGACCGCGCCGTTGCGCACCTTCCCCTGGCGCACGGTGCTCAGGTAGTAGGTGTCCATCTCCTTGAAGCAGGCCGCCTTCTTGCTGGCGTTCTTCATGGCCGTGCAGTCGCGGTCCAGCTGGCGCAGGTCGGGCGCGATGCCGCCCGAGACGGCTTCGAGGCCATGACAGCGGGCGCAGTTCTGGTTATAGGCCGATGCGCCGATCTTCAAGGCGTGCGGATTGGCGCGATAGGGGTTCTCATCGCGCCACTCCTTGCCCAGGTCGGGCAAGCCCTTGGTGTCGACCGCCTGGGGCGTGACGGGACCGTGGGCGTGGGCCATGGATGCGCCGAAGATGGCGGACAGCGCGAACGCGCCGGCGAGAAGGCGAATGGACTGTTGCATGCTTGTCTCCTGCTGGTTATCGATCTTGATGACTCAACATGAGCAAGCCGTGTGCCATGCGACCGCAAGGCATTTGGGCGGAGCACCTGTTCCAGATTGGAACAGGTGTCACACGGACGGGTGTTTCAGCCGTCCGGCAGCGCGACGTTCGGGTACAGGCGCCGCAGCACGGTCGTCACAGCGGGGACCAGGGCGGTTTCCACCTGGGCGGTGGCGGCGCCGAGGTCGGGCGCGTTGCGCACCGCCTGCCACAGGCGCGCGGCGTCGACCCCGGCCAGGGCCTGCTCGACCTCGGCCTGCCAGAATGGCGGCGCCTCGCTTTCGACGTAGTTGCCGCGCCCGCGGCCATAATGAGCCACGGCCAGGTAGCGCAGCACCGCGCCCACCAGCAGGGTCTGGAGAAACGCGTCGGCGAACTGCACGCTCGCGCGGTTACGGTCGGTGCGCTGGTTGAAGCCCCAGGCGGCGCCGGCCATCGTCAGTCCGCCGACGATGGCGCCCAGCAGCGCGCCCGCGCCCATGGTGAGGCCGCCGGCCATGACGTCGGCTGATAGTCCGCTGGCGGCGCCCGAGACCACCGCGCCCAGCAGGCCCGCCTGGGCCTTGTCGAGCGGGGCGCGGACCGCGAAGTTCTCGCTGACGCGGGCGTTGATGGTCAGCGCCTGGCCGGGATCGATGCGGTGCAGCGAAAGCATGCGCGCGGTGGCGTGGTTGATGCCGTCCTCGAGGCGCTTGATCAGCGCCGCCATGGCCAGCTCCTGGCGGCGCTGCTCGTCCTTGTCGATGCCGACCGCCTTGAGGGCGCTGCGCAGCATGCCGCGTTCGCTCTCCGGCAGCGCTTCGCTGTCGCGCGCCGCCTTGGCCAGCAGCTCGGCGCTCATGTGCAGAGCGCTGGTGAAGCGCTCGCGGTTGCGCGCCGACCACGCGGCCTGCAGGCGCGCATAGCCGGGCTGCTTGGCCGGATCGACCAGGCGGCCGACGGCGTCGTAGAACACGTGCTCGTGCACCCAGCAGCGGGCGAAGGCGTCCAGGGCGAGCACCTCCTTCACGATCGGGTATTGCGCGAGGTGCTGCTTCCAGCGCTGCTGCTCGCCCTGCTCCTCGGCGCCGGGCCGGGGTGGCCCCATCTGGTTCAGCAGCACGACCACCGGCTTGCCGAGCCAGTCGAGGATCTTCATCTCGGCCGGGAGGTAGCCAGCGTCCTGGGGGGACTCAGACGAGTTGACCAGGTAGAGGACGACGTCGGCCTCGTCGCGCGCGGCGCGCAGGGCCTGCTGGCTGAGCCAGAACGGGCGGTCGCGGTAGCGGTCGAAGACTTCACGCAGCAGCCAGCCGATCGGGTTGCCGGCCATGGCCAGGCGCTTGAGCAGACGCACCGAGTCGCCGAAGCCGGGCGTGTCCCAGAGCACGAGGGTGTCCCCGGCCTCGCTGGTCACCAGCGGATGGGCTTCGGCGAATTCGGTGACGTGGGCGGCATCGCGCACTTCGCCGACGTCCATGCCGACCAGGGTGCGCGCCAGCGTGGTCTTGCCATTGTTGGTGTGCGAGACCAGCGCGAACTGGATCTTGACGGGTTCGATCATCGCAGCTCCGGCAGGTTCAGGCCGGCGCTGAATTCGACCGGGTGCTTGTCGGGCTGGAGCAGGTTCACCACTTGGGCGGGCGTGCCGTGGAAGCTGCAGAACTGGCGCCACAGGGCGGCGCGCTCGGTGACGCGGCCTGCGCTGGCGGGCTGCTCGCCGATGCGCTCGACCAGCGCCGATTCGTCGAGCAGCACGGCGACGCCGCGCGGTACGCGCTTGACCAGGTAGTCGAGGAAGGCGCCGTGGTTTTCCTTCTCGGGCGTGGCGGCAAGGCTGAACAGCGCGGCGGTGACGGTCACGCCGGATTCATCGAGCGCAGTGTCGCGCAGCGCTTCCTTGGGCTCGACACCGTAGCCCGCGGTCGGACGCAGCTGCACGCGCGCCTGCGCGCCGAATGCGCTGGCAGCGATCGCCCACAGGCCGCGGTCGCGCGCTTCGTCCAGCGTGTAGCTGTAGGGGATCACGCGCAGCAGCGCGGGCGCGCCGGCGCCGATGCTGTCTGCCAGCTTGCGGAAGTAAGGCTGGTCGAGGTCGAGCGGGAAGCGGCGCTTGAGGCGGCCGGCGCGCAGGCCGTCGATCAGGGCCAGCACGAGGCGCGGGAGCACGACCAGGAGCAGCAGCGTCGCGGCGTACAGGTGCACCCAGCGCTCGCCGCCGGCGATCGTGCCGCCGCTGCCGAAGCGCAGCATCTCGATCTCGGCCAGCGAAAAGCCCTGCAGGAAGGGGAAGACGGTCAGCGCCGGCGTGAACAGCCAGGACAAGAGCGTGTGCACCTGGCGGCCGTCGAGGAAGGTCGATTCCCAGCCGGTGATGTAGTCGGTGAACAGGCCGCGGGCGTAGAGCGAGGCGATGGCGCCCAGTGCGAAGCCGGCGGCGGCCAGGTGGAAGGTGCGGGACAGGCGCGCGCGTGTGAGCGGTTCGCTCAGCGCGGCCCAGTCGGCGAGGTAGTGGGCGACGCCATCGGCAAGCGCGGAGGGCAGCTTGCGCGGCACCGCCGCCTTGCCCACGCTCAGCCGCTGCAGCAGCGAATTGCCGGCCTTGCGCTTCGCGGGCAGGATGGCCCAGACCAGCAGGCCGAGGTAGACCAGCAGGTTCCAGGCGATGATCAAAAGGAAGGGCGCCGAGAGCAGGTCGACACGGTGGGGGTCGGCGATGCGGTCGAGCGCGGCGCCGGCAAGGAAGGCGATGAAGGGCAAGGCGGCCCAGATGCCGGTCATGCCAGGTTTGCGTTGCACGAAGGCGCGCAAGGCCGGCGTGCGTTCGCCCAGGCGCTTGAGGATTTGATCGGCGCGCTGCTCCAGGAAGTGGTGCTGGTTCATGGCCACGCGGCTGTCCGAGGCCTGCCAGGCGGCCAGCTCGCGCGCGCTGCGCGTGGCGTACTTGCGGTCGTCGTCGCTCAGCACGGCGTGGGCGACGTCGGCGGTCTCGATGGCGCGCATCAGCACGACCTTGCGTGCAACCTGTTCGTTCATGCTTCTCCTGTGATTGATTTGGCAATGCCCGTAGGCGCATTGTGCCTCAGATTCGGCCGGGTCACTGTTGGCGAGCGCCCGGTGCATGGCGCTTGGCCAGCGGCAGACGAAAAAAAACCCGGGCGTGCCCGGGTCGAGGTCGAGGAAAACGGTTCAGCGGCCGGTGTTCTTGCCACCGCGCTTTTTGCCGAAGTCGCTGGCCGGCTCGTCGGGACGGACCTT harbors:
- the pedF gene encoding cytochrome c-550 PedF, producing MQQSIRLLAGAFALSAIFGASMAHAHGPVTPQAVDTKGLPDLGKEWRDENPYRANPHALKIGASAYNQNCARCHGLEAVSGGIAPDLRQLDRDCTAMKNASKKAACFKEMDTYYLSTVRQGKVRNGAVYMPPFEGVFNQEAMWAIKTYLESRRESN
- a CDS encoding beta-propeller fold lactonase family protein, giving the protein MSPARTCLLIASLLSAGALASPLAYVPNEKSATLSVIDTASGVVVRDIAAGKRPRGIAADPAGRTLYVTDAGSSVLLALDADAGTVLGTVALGKSPEGVSASADGQLLAVAVEEGNSVTLIEAASRRVLAEIPVAGRNPEHAVFSPDGRWLLVSAEDAEQVDVIDVAARRQVGSIAVGLRPRGIGFSPDGSRAYVACELANAVHVIDMEARKTLAAIPAGKNTAGIAVHPSGRQVYVSNGADGTVMVVDAATNTVTATIPVGKRPWNMALTPDGSRLYVANGRSDSVSVIDTASARRVADIGVGELPWGVLIR
- a CDS encoding DUF3482 domain-containing protein → MIEPVKIQFALVSHTNNGKTTLARTLVGMDVGEVRDAAHVTEFAEAHPLVTSEAGDTLVLWDTPGFGDSVRLLKRLAMAGNPIGWLLREVFDRYRDRPFWLSQQALRAARDEADVVLYLVNSSESPQDAGYLPAEMKILDWLGKPVVVLLNQMGPPRPGAEEQGEQQRWKQHLAQYPIVKEVLALDAFARCWVHEHVFYDAVGRLVDPAKQPGYARLQAAWSARNRERFTSALHMSAELLAKAARDSEALPESERGMLRSALKAVGIDKDEQRRQELAMAALIKRLEDGINHATARMLSLHRIDPGQALTINARVSENFAVRAPLDKAQAGLLGAVVSGAASGLSADVMAGGLTMGAGALLGAIVGGLTMAGAAWGFNQRTDRNRASVQFADAFLQTLLVGAVLRYLAVAHYGRGRGNYVESEAPPFWQAEVEQALAGVDAARLWQAVRNAPDLGAATAQVETALVPAVTTVLRRLYPNVALPDG
- a CDS encoding DUF2868 domain-containing protein; its protein translation is MNEQVARKVVLMRAIETADVAHAVLSDDDRKYATRSARELAAWQASDSRVAMNQHHFLEQRADQILKRLGERTPALRAFVQRKPGMTGIWAALPFIAFLAGAALDRIADPHRVDLLSAPFLLIIAWNLLVYLGLLVWAILPAKRKAGNSLLQRLSVGKAAVPRKLPSALADGVAHYLADWAALSEPLTRARLSRTFHLAAAGFALGAIASLYARGLFTDYITGWESTFLDGRQVHTLLSWLFTPALTVFPFLQGFSLAEIEMLRFGSGGTIAGGERWVHLYAATLLLLVVLPRLVLALIDGLRAGRLKRRFPLDLDQPYFRKLADSIGAGAPALLRVIPYSYTLDEARDRGLWAIAASAFGAQARVQLRPTAGYGVEPKEALRDTALDESGVTVTAALFSLAATPEKENHGAFLDYLVKRVPRGVAVLLDESALVERIGEQPASAGRVTERAALWRQFCSFHGTPAQVVNLLQPDKHPVEFSAGLNLPELR
- a CDS encoding ABC transporter substrate-binding protein, which produces MSKHSVSRRQALLACAAIALGGAAPARADWDKIRESGALKVAVYNEFAPFSDKGAGIDVDLAGALAARLGLSLNLMPFPADEEVADDLRNMVWKGHYLGYGPADVMLHVPVDNRLMSDNPQVRIFAPYYVETLRLARSAAAIPQFQGIDSLAGKRIGVEKVSIAGMLMLGEGEGRFREQVRIYPSALEALAALKAGQLDAVLAKRSEAEAALRGDPAFPLEDLSFQRMPRSGWAVGMAVRKDDEDLALRLQAALNELAASGELRALFARHGVQQVRP
- a CDS encoding TonB-dependent receptor, with amino-acid sequence MKHADFRGRLRPTALAAALCSAGLCWPLAASADEPAGPMSVVVVSGTRAEQASFDLPAAIDVVDASQIRDTQPRVNASEALVAVPGLVARDRQNYAQDLQISSRGFGARSAFGVRGVRLVADGIPATMPDGQGQAATFNLDMAERIEVLRGPFSTLYGNHSGGVVQLFTRDPKGPPAVEASFAAGSDGLRKTDVNAAGRSGGVGYLLDASRFETDGYRDHSAATREQAYAKLVVEPSGTSRLVITASGLRQDDTQDPLGVTWATWQADPRAGEIDSTDTQTPRRTFAERYDTRKSIDHQQAGLTWESRFGPDRLQLTAWGGNRRVIQYQSFSRAFQAPASHSGGVIDFDRDFYGVDGNWRMVREIGGGVLRATLGLEFARSRDARQGFENFVGNSFGVKGRLRRDEKNEVESLDPYAQLEWERGPWVLTGGLRHSRVKFDVTDNYLSNGNDSGGVDYRHTTPLVGVLYKVSPTLNVYASAARGFETPTLNEAFYSGTGGGFNFRLAPAIGKHLEAGVKAMLLEKVRVNAALFQVRTSDELVVDASSGGRTSYRNASATLRRGAEVSLDADLGAGWNARMAMSALHAVYDEAFGAVREGSRLPGVPKTSFYGELGWKEAAGRFGAALETIANSRVYAEDTNTATPAPGYGIVNLRAQASQQLGGWKLRQFARLNNVFDRDYVGSVIVGETNRRYYEAAPGRNWILGVSAQYQFN
- a CDS encoding TonB-dependent receptor, with amino-acid sequence MSALRRLGRAAVPACVWLAMQGAAAAPQPEGMAMARVDVVAALPFGQAGIEADRLPHAVQVLDRADLRDAQGGNLAETITRKLNGVTVNEIAGSPFLLDLSYRGFRASPLLGTAQGLSVYLDGVRVNEPFGDVVNWDMIPEAALARVSVVAGSNPLYGLNTLGGALALETRSGLIDPGGDLAVSIGRHGRRRADLAYGFRREGWHQFAAATLFEEDGWRAHSAGRLGNLLVKLGREGKYTDWSATVLGGRSRLLGNGLLPQGLYESDRRAVYTHPDRSRTRLSQGMLTLTHRFAPGSELHAGAYLRDSRRDTVGGDIDDDYADLVEDCAAEPGACALDDDEVPHPASLNTTSTRQRSRGASLNFHKRLNRHLLNAGLTVDRSRVSFAQYEQEAFFTPTRGVVGDPDEEREADSSVTGSARATSVYAGATLSVGATTNLTASLRYNRASVGNTLVTVDGPKPHESFRYTRLNPALGITHTRGALTWFANAAQSNRVPTVIELGCADPAEPCRLPVGLQSDPYLKQVVARTVEAGVRAEGFSAALFRTVSRDDILFGRAGASRAGYFSNFSRTRHQGAELNWLLQRGGLRAQAGYSFLDATYGAAGVLFTGVRSVEVERGTRIAGLPRHTLRLQLDWDARPGLELGAELRAVSRMVSQGNEDGLVEDEGEAGDWRIGGHALLHLHARWRPAPRWEVFARVSNALDRRYETFGALAVDLFPEGRLRQPGDGAGEAEPARFVAPGAPRTLAAGLRYRF